One window of the Rufibacter radiotolerans genome contains the following:
- a CDS encoding helix-turn-helix domain-containing protein — translation MLEDFKDSVNSVLKERLVSPVFGAFAISWSIINYELIYYVLTVDSKVPVQTRLSFVKENYIDIDYNFWQPLAFSLLMLLLFPVSSGLVAIFKIWIDSIVKKLSFKVQKTIPIPHDDAIALYERIEKEEERRDRLFKEKEAKIIALNTQLEEGKGLFELTVSNLRDSFGEKINMQLHQIEELHKSRNEEIKQRGIAEKELRKMHRLYSAKIKILESIKPQLFPDKLSYLESVMNMILNQPFPLNVFFTLINDMPLDEKVRPIPAEVTDEDSLQYLEERGLIVFDEKSYSLTQLGEQIRTLLVLSDVAFVKIPKGTIKEI, via the coding sequence ATGCTAGAAGATTTTAAAGACTCAGTTAATTCAGTTTTAAAAGAGAGGCTAGTTAGTCCCGTATTCGGAGCTTTTGCTATCTCTTGGAGTATCATTAACTACGAGTTGATATATTATGTTTTAACGGTTGATAGCAAAGTGCCGGTACAAACTAGGCTCAGTTTTGTAAAGGAGAATTACATTGACATTGATTATAACTTTTGGCAGCCTCTTGCCTTTAGTTTGCTCATGCTCCTGCTTTTTCCTGTTAGCTCAGGGTTGGTTGCTATATTCAAGATTTGGATAGATTCAATTGTTAAGAAATTATCCTTTAAAGTGCAAAAGACTATACCTATTCCTCATGATGATGCAATTGCTTTATATGAGAGAATCGAAAAGGAGGAAGAGAGGAGAGACCGGCTTTTTAAAGAGAAGGAGGCAAAGATTATAGCACTAAATACTCAATTAGAGGAAGGTAAAGGGTTGTTTGAACTGACTGTAAGTAATTTGCGGGATAGTTTTGGAGAAAAAATTAATATGCAGCTGCATCAGATTGAAGAACTTCATAAATCTAGAAACGAGGAAATCAAGCAAAGAGGTATAGCTGAAAAAGAATTAAGAAAGATGCACAGGTTGTATTCTGCTAAGATTAAGATATTAGAATCAATAAAGCCTCAACTTTTCCCAGATAAGCTTTCTTATTTAGAAAGTGTAATGAACATGATTTTAAATCAACCATTTCCCCTTAATGTTTTCTTTACTCTAATAAATGATATGCCATTAGATGAAAAAGTAAGACCAATTCCTGCTGAAGTTACTGATGAAGATTCATTGCAATATTTAGAGGAAAGAGGATTAATTGTTTTTGATGAGAAGTCTTATAGCTTGACTCAACTTGGGGA